Proteins encoded together in one Thermomonospora curvata DSM 43183 window:
- a CDS encoding phosphotransferase family protein gives MDHALPTDVRKALAVVAERCQVPTGDAKVLRRHSNTVIALPSAGLIIRIAGNPDAFTKVAISIQVTRWLSERGYPCVIPADPAGPFRVEGRVVSAWQAADIDPDRAGSGGDLGMLLRRLHDQPHPPFSLPSLHDPLAGVAAAIEHHPDAMTTADRTWLLQQIRQLRHHWARLNFPHPPRLIHADAHSNNLLPLRGGGVLLGDWDHATIGPCEWDLIQIHYMHRRFARHTDQEIEEFTAVYGWDIRGWDGFETLLRIREISGLSPYIRHAPTQQTLRAEVTHRLATLRQGDDHARWNPPSTR, from the coding sequence ATGGATCATGCGCTTCCCACTGATGTCCGTAAGGCCCTGGCCGTGGTCGCCGAGCGCTGCCAGGTACCGACCGGTGACGCCAAGGTGCTGCGCCGACACAGCAACACCGTCATCGCACTGCCATCCGCCGGTCTGATCATCCGCATCGCCGGCAACCCGGACGCCTTCACAAAAGTGGCCATCTCGATCCAGGTCACACGCTGGCTGTCAGAACGCGGCTACCCCTGTGTGATCCCAGCCGACCCAGCAGGACCATTCCGGGTCGAGGGACGAGTGGTGTCGGCATGGCAGGCAGCCGACATCGACCCCGACCGGGCCGGCAGCGGCGGTGATCTGGGCATGCTGCTGCGCCGGCTGCACGATCAACCACACCCACCGTTTTCACTGCCATCGCTGCACGACCCGCTCGCCGGGGTGGCGGCCGCCATCGAACACCACCCCGATGCGATGACCACTGCCGACCGGACATGGCTACTGCAACAGATCCGGCAGTTGCGCCACCACTGGGCCAGGCTGAACTTCCCACACCCGCCGCGGCTGATCCATGCAGACGCCCACTCCAACAACCTTCTTCCTCTGCGCGGTGGAGGAGTACTGCTGGGCGATTGGGACCATGCGACGATCGGCCCCTGCGAATGGGACCTCATCCAGATCCACTACATGCACCGCCGCTTCGCCCGACACACCGACCAAGAGATCGAAGAGTTCACCGCCGTCTACGGCTGGGACATCCGCGGCTGGGACGGATTCGAAACACTACTGCGCATCCGAGAGATCAGCGGGCTGAGCCCCTACATCCGCCACGCCCCCACCCAGCAGACGCTGCGAGCCGAGGTGACCCACCGGCTCGCCACTCTCCGACAGGGCGACGATCACGCCCGCTGGAACCCACCCTCCACCAGGTGA